The genomic region TTATGTGGTAAAGCCATTTGATATGGATATTTTTACAAAGAGAATAAGAGAGATGTTTAATGGAAGTACAGATGAAATAGTTAAGAAGCCTTCAACTGTTATAGACAATACAGTTAAAGTACAAAGTAAGGGAGAAATGGATCTTGAATCAGAAATAACTAGTATAATTCATGAAATTGGAGTTCCTGCTCATATTAAAGGTTATATGTATTTAAGAGAAGCAATTACTATGGTAGTAAACGATATGGAACTATTGTCAGCGGTGACAAAAGAACTTTATCCATCAATAGCAAAGAAATATAATACAACAGCTTCTAGAGTAGAAAGAGCTATAAGACACGCTATTGAGGTTGCTTGGGGTAGAGGCCAAGTAGATGCTATTAACAAACTTTTTGGATATACTATCCATAATGAAAAAGGAAAACCTACAAATAGTGAATTTATAGCAATTATAGCTGATAAGCTAAGATTAAGAAATAAAGTATCGTAAAACTAATACATGACACTTTCATTTATTGAAAAGTAAATGAAAGTGTTTTTTACATAAATAATATTGAATAATAGAATATGTAAATAGACAAACTAACTTAAGGAGATATATTATGACAGAATTTTGGGAAGTAAGTTTTAGAGAAAATCAAACCATGTGGGGATTTGAACCCTCAGATTCAGCAATTATAACAAAGGATTTTTTTAAAGAAAAGAAAATTAAAAATATATTAATACCTGGTATTGGTTATGGTAGAAACGCTAAAATTTTTATAGAAAATGGAATTAATGTAACAGGAATTGAAATTTCAAAAACTGCAATTGATTTAGCAAGAGAAAATGGTCTTGATATTAATATTTTTAAGGGTTCTGTAACTGATATGCCTTTTGATAATAAGCTTTATGAAGGAATATTTTGCTATGCTCTTATTCATTTATTAAGTAAAAGTGAAAGAGAGAAGTTTATTAAAAATTGTTATAATCAGTTGATGCCAAAAGGATATATGATTTTTACAACCATTTCAAAGGATAATCCAATGTTTGGGAAAGGTAAAGAAATAGATAAGGACTATTTTGAGATTATGGAAGGACTAAAAATGTTCTTTTATGATTCTAAATCGATTGAAGAGGAATTTGCTAAATATGGCCTAGTAGAATATTTTGAAATTAATGAGCCTCATAAAAATAAGGAAAATGTAGCTCCCTTTAAATTTATCATGGTAAAATGTCAAAAAATTTAAAATTTCATTAATAAATAAAAAAACTGTTTCATAGTATTAATTATGAAACAGTTTTTTTATTATAAATAATAAGTTTTACATATATTCAATTATGAATAATGAGCAAAGTTTAATCATATTATGTTCTATAGCTGTTATGAGGAGGAGTAATATGGATATCATAAGAAAAATCAAT from Clostridium isatidis harbors:
- the spo0A gene encoding sporulation transcription factor Spo0A; the protein is MKDSKISVLIADDNKEFCSILNDYLLNQKDIVVTGVAKDGREALELIQERKPDLVILDIIMPHLDGLGVLERLNSMNLDKIPRIIVLSAVGQDKITQKAITLGADYYVVKPFDMDIFTKRIREMFNGSTDEIVKKPSTVIDNTVKVQSKGEMDLESEITSIIHEIGVPAHIKGYMYLREAITMVVNDMELLSAVTKELYPSIAKKYNTTASRVERAIRHAIEVAWGRGQVDAINKLFGYTIHNEKGKPTNSEFIAIIADKLRLRNKVS
- a CDS encoding class I SAM-dependent methyltransferase; the protein is MTEFWEVSFRENQTMWGFEPSDSAIITKDFFKEKKIKNILIPGIGYGRNAKIFIENGINVTGIEISKTAIDLARENGLDINIFKGSVTDMPFDNKLYEGIFCYALIHLLSKSEREKFIKNCYNQLMPKGYMIFTTISKDNPMFGKGKEIDKDYFEIMEGLKMFFYDSKSIEEEFAKYGLVEYFEINEPHKNKENVAPFKFIMVKCQKI